TGGGCCAATAAATCCCTTCTGCCGGGAACAAAGGAAGGCGGAGAGTGGATATTCGAAAGGTCGAAGGTCGACCAGTGGATAGCTGAGGGGAAAGTAAAGGCGTGATATGTCCAAGAAATTATTTACGCTAGAAGAATTGTCCCAGTATCTAGGCATAAGGGAAAGCAAGATCTCGGAACTTGTGGATAAGGGCGTTATCTCCGGCTATAAACTGGCCGGAGAGTACCTGCGGTTCCGCAGGGAACAGATAGACGCTATAAGGTCCGAGATCGAGGCCAGGGTGACGGCCGAAGACAAGATGGTGGTTGAAAAGCAGGATGCCGTACGTGGGAAAGAAAAACTCGTTCTCGCCAGGGACAGGGAAGACAGATCTATCGGGACAACGCGGGAACGGCTAGCGGATTTCTTCTACTTCAACGATTTCTATATATTTTGCGGGATATTGATCGCGGCGCTTGTGTTGGTCATATTCAGGGGGTGATGGCGCCTTTAATGCCGTTCCCTGGAATACCAAAGTATGCCTTGACAGTTCCTGGTGATATATAATATAATAAGCGCGTGCGAAACTCGCCAAAATAAGTTTCCTTTATAAATTGTTTTCCCATAATTATAATTAGGTTAGCGGACTGACAG
This window of the Candidatus Omnitrophota bacterium genome carries:
- a CDS encoding excisionase family DNA-binding protein; amino-acid sequence: MSKKLFTLEELSQYLGIRESKISELVDKGVISGYKLAGEYLRFRREQIDAIRSEIEARVTAEDKMVVEKQDAVRGKEKLVLARDREDRSIGTTRERLADFFYFNDFYIFCGILIAALVLVIFRG